A single Musa acuminata AAA Group cultivar baxijiao chromosome BXJ2-1, Cavendish_Baxijiao_AAA, whole genome shotgun sequence DNA region contains:
- the LOC103997530 gene encoding uncharacterized protein LOC103997530 isoform X2, whose amino-acid sequence MIQIWCLLNLDEEIEIPIASSRGRGRPRKENIIQKHDLDGINVSATRRPRGRPRKKPEIEKSTTPRPRGRPRKRPASSSDEEFSPTRPQGRSEKLMQSAVDLNGLNDVSLQNLTRSPVKSTRTCSNDDRISSLRKSRGRPRKHSIPGIINVNEKEAAPPLGNNEIKNTVNFVVPLCVDSGKNSVDLPVLSAECKEDLIQPKRRGRPRKKPILSLNNSVSSANESGNDATTLPNPSEHGTNGDTLHLFAENEILKTRDNVPSLSESQNNSLSLPVLPALNCKEEPIQPKRRGRPRKKQVQSLNNFISSSLDVLGNDTNVLPNSGRLGISDGKEKLLCSNNENLKTGDNVLSLSVESQNNLADVKCKEELIQPRSRGRPRKEVLNLPLSVCVSNALQRKDTNDKDENIGKGQTGVESVPSDVTVRREEKGNNKEDHNCESTILSELSRDGKLSAECVPTHDHHYEDSVLFNHETVDKRSPEVESVHPLIPHILALPRVVFCLAHNGKVAWDVKWKPPTTNAACKHRMGYLAVLLGNGSLEVWEVPLPGLVKALYTSSRDEVSDPRFLKLTPVFRCSKLKYGDRLSIPLTVEWSPSMPHDLILAGCHDGTVALWKFSTQCSSQDTRPLLCFTADSAPLRALAWAPDASEVESSNVFVTAGHDGLKFWDLRDPYRPLWEINSIQRTVLSVDWLKDPRCIVITLDDGTVRFLSLYHAAYDVPVTGTPFVRSKYQGLHSFSCTSFAIWSIHVSQTTGFAAYGCADGSTVRFQLTTRFVDKDPRRGRTPHFLCGSLSSEGGTFKIYTPLPNTPLAHVPFIQKKPSNECRNANRTIQSNFLDTDLTKGEDSPFPASSSGGDRAMLSGAGGSQVPSKTTAKSRNGTKRHDPSQMTDQSFGISKEGQKISEKCKTQDDKEEYEVFPPKVLAIHRVRWNMNKGSERWLCYGGAAGIIRCQQMF is encoded by the exons ATGATTCAAATTTGGTGCCTCTTAAATTTGGATGAGGAAATTGAGATCCCCATAGCAAGTTCCCGAGGCAGGGGAAGACCTAGAAAGGAAAATATCATACAAAAACATGATTTAGATGGCATAAATGTTTCAGCCACACGCAGGCCTAGGGGGAGACCTCGAAAGAAACCAGAAATTGAAAAATCAACCACTCCAAGACCTCGAGGGAGACCAAGGAAAAGACCAGCTTCTTCAAGCGATGAAGAGTTTAGTCCAACAAGGCCTCAAGGAAGATCTGAGAAGTTGATGCAGAGTGCAGTTGATCTTAATGGTCTGAATGATGTATCTCTACAAAATCTTACAAGGTCTCCAGTAAAGAGTACAAGGACATGTTCAAATGATGATAGAATATCATCTCTTAGAAAGTCCAGAGGGAGACCGAGAAAACATTCTATTCCAGGCATTATTAATGTGAATGAGAAAGAGGCAGCACCTCCTCTTGGTAATAATGAGATCAAGAACACGGTTAACTTTGTTGTTCCGTTATGTGTTGATTCGGGTAAGAATTCAGTGGACTTGCCAGTTCTATCAGCTGAGTGTAAGGAGGATCTGATTCAACCAAAACGTAGAGGAAGACCTAGGAAGAAACCGATTTTGAGTTTGAACAATTCTGTTTCATCAGCCAATGAATCAGGAAATGATGCCACTACATTGCCCAATCCAAGTGAACATGGGACAAATGGGGACACATTGCATCTATTTGCTGAGAATGAAATTCTGAAGACACGGGACAATGTTCCATCTTTATCTGAGTCACAAAACAATTCACTGTCTTTGCCTGTTTTACCTGCTTTAAATTGTAAAGAGGAACCAATTCAACCAAAGCGTAGAGGAAGACCTAGAAagaaacaagttcaaagtttgaataattttatttcatcatcTCTTGATGTATTGGGAAATGATACCAATGTATTGCCTAATTCAGGCAGACTTGGGATTTCAGATGGTAAGGAGAAATTACTATGCAGTAACAATGAAAATTTGAAGACAGGCGACAATGTTCTGTCTTTGTCTGTTGAGTCACAAAACAATTTAGCAGATGTTAAGTGCAAAGAAGAATTGATTCAACCAAGAAGTAGAGGAAGACCAAGAAAGGAAGTTCTGAATTTGCCTTTGTCTGTTTGTGTATCAAATGCCTTACAAAGGAAGGATACAAATGATAAGGATGAAAACATCGGTAAAGGTCAGACAGGGGTGGAATCTGTTCCATCTGATGTCACagtgagaagagaagaaaaaggaaataacaAAGAAGATCACAATTGTGAGAGCACCATTTTGTCTGAGTTAAGCAGAGATGGTAAGTTATCAGCTGAATGTGTGCCAACTCATGACCATCATTATGAAGATTCGGTGCTCTTTAATCATGAAACTGTTGATAAAAGGTCACCTGAAGTCGAATCTGTTCATCCTTTGATACCACATATCCTTGCTTTGCCCAGAGTTGTATTTTGCTTAGCACACAATGGAAAAGTTGCATGGGATGTGAAATGGAAGCCACCAACTACGAATGCAGCTTGCAAACATCGCATGGGATATCTTGCTGTATTGCTGGGAAATGGTTCTTTGGAAGT GTGGGAAGTTCCACTTCCTGGCCTGGTCAAAGCCTTATATACTTCTAGTCGTGATGAAGTTAGCGATCCTCGTTTTCTCAAGTTGACACCTGTGTTCAGATGCTCAAAGTTGAAATATGGGGACAGGCTAAG CATTCCTTTGACAGTGGAGTGGTCGCCGTCAATGCCTCATGATCTAATTCTAGCTGGATGCCATGATGGGACG GTTGCCTTATGGAAGTTCTCTACTCAATGTTCATCACAAG ATACCAGGCCCTTGCTTTGTTTCACTGCTGATTCTGCTCCTTTAAGAGCTCTTGCCTGGGCTCCAGATGCAAG CGAAGTGGAGAGCAGCAATGTATTTGTGACTGCTGGGCATGATGGTTTAAAATTTTGGGATCTACG TGATCCATACCGTCCTCTATGggaaattaattctatacaaagAACTGTACTGAGTGTTGATTGGCTGAAAGATCCTAG ATGTATAGTCATAACACTTGATGATGGCACAGTGAGATTCCTCAGCTTGTACCATGCTGCATATGATGTCCCTGTTACAGGGACACCATTTGTTAGATCAAAGTATCAGGGACTGCATAGCTTCTCGTGCACATCCTTTGCAATTTGGAGCATTCATGTCTCACAAACTACTG GTTTCGCTGCTTATGGTTGTGCCGATGGCTCCACAGTTCGCTTCCAG CTTACAACTAGATTTGTGGACAAAGACCCAAGACGAGGACGCACACCACATTTTCTTTGTGGTTCACTTTCATCAGAAGGTGGGACTTTTAAGATCTACACGCCATTGCCAAATACGCCACTAGCACATGTTCCTTTCATACAGAAGAAGCCTTCTAATGAGTGCCGGAATGCAAATAGAACCATACAGTCAAACTTCTTGGATACAGATCTGACAAAAGGAGAAGATTCTCCATTTCCAG CATCATCTTCTGGAGGTGATCGGGCCATGCTGTCTGGAGCTGGTGGTTCTCAGGTTCCTTCGAAGACAACAGCAAAATCGAGAAATGGCACAAAGAGACATGATCCCAGCCAAATGACCGACCAATCATTTGGGATCAGCAAAGAGGGGCAAAAGATATCAGAAAAATGCAAAACTCAAGATGATAAAGAAGAATATGAAGTATTTCCTCCGAAAGTTTTGGCAATTCATAGAGTGAGGTGGAACATGAACAAAGGGAGCGAAAGATGGTTGTGTTATGGAGGAGCTGCTGGAATCATCAGATGCCAGCAGATGTTTTGA
- the LOC135598877 gene encoding nucleolar GTP-binding protein 1-like produces the protein MVQYNFKKITVVPSGKDFIDIILSRTQRQTPTVVHKGYAISRLREFYMRKVKFTQQNFHEKLSAIIDEFPRLDDIHPFYGDLLHVLYNKDHYKLALGQVNTARNIVGKIAKDYVRLLKYGDSLYRCKSLKVAALGRMCTVIKRISPSLAYLEQIRQHMARLPSIDPNTRTILICGYPNVGKSSFMNKITRADVDVQPYAFTTKSLFVGHTDYKYLRYQVIDTPGILDRPFEDRNIIEMCSITALAHLKAAVLFFLDVSGSCGYSIEQQAALFHSIKSLFMNKPLIVVCNKIDLQPLEGLSEEDMKFVMEMKTEAIKTVLAQGGDSNDDEVLLTMSTMTDEGVIAVKNAACERLLNQRVEIKMKSKKINDCLNRFHVAIPKPRDTKERPPCIPPAVLEARAKANEEKGKRKLEKDLEEENGGAGVYSANLRKHYILADEEWKEDIMPEILDGHNVYDFVDPDILLRLEELEREEGLHLEANADEEDFEMDGKELTEEEQQLLAEIRRKKNLLIQEHRMKKSTAESRPIVPRKFDKDKKYTSERMGRELSALGIDPSKAIDRARSRSVTRRGRKRERSLGREGEEGEAMDIDDELSNKKLRTSSRSRSRSKSRPPGEVTPGEGFKDSAQKLKAIKIAKKSVKVRNKAARKGEADRVIPNLKPKHLFSGKRSIGKTTRR, from the coding sequence ATGGTGCAGTATAACTTTAAGAAGATCACAGTTGTCCCTTCTGGGAAGGACTTCATTGACATCATCCTCTCTCGCACCCAGCGCCAGACTCCAACTGTTGTCCACAAAGGGTATGCCATTTCCCGTCTCCGTGAATTCTACATGCGCAAGGTGAAGTTCACCCAGCAGAACTTTCATGAGAAACTGTCTGCCATCATTGATGAGTTTCCTCGGCTGGATGACATTCACCCCTTTTACGGGGATCTGCTCCACGTGCTGTATAACAAAGATCACTACAAGCTTGCTCTTGGTCAGGTTAACACGGCTAGGAACATTGTTGGGAAGATTGCGAAAGATTATGTGAGGTTGCTTAAGTATGGAGACTCATTGTACCGGTGCAAGAGCTTGAAGGTTGCTGCTCTAGGTCGTATGTGCACGGTTATAAAGCGCATCAGCCCTAGCTTGGCTTATTTGGAGCAGATAAGGCAGCACATGGCTAGGCTTCCTTCAATTGACCCCAATACCCGTACCATCTTAATCTGTGGGTATCCAAATGTTGGAAAGAGTTCTTTCATGAACAAAATCACTAGGGCTGATGTCGATGTGCAGCCTTATGCTTTCACTACAAAGTCTTTGTTTGTTGGCCACACAGATTACAAATATCTCCGTTACCAGGTGATTGATACTCCTGGGATCCTAGATCGACCTTTCGAGGACAGGAACATCATAGAAATGTGCAGTATCACAGCCCTGGCGCACTTAAAAGCTGCAGTCTTGTTCTTCCTGGACGTATCTGGATCCTGTGGCTACAGCATAGAACAGCAGGCAGCTCTCTTCCACAGCATCAAGTCATTGTTCATGAACAAGCCATTGATTGTCGTTTGTAACAAGATCGATCTGCAGCCATTGGAGGGGCTTTCTGAGGAGGACATGAAATTCGTAATGGAGATGAAGACCGAGGCCATCAAAACTGTTTTGGCCCAAGGTGGCGACTCTAATGATGACGAAGTCTTGTTGACTATGAGTACCATGACGGATGAGGGAGTAATAGCTGTCAAGAATGCTGCTTGTGAGAGGCTTTTGAATCAGCGGGTGGAGATAAAGATGAAGTCTAAAAAGATCAATGATTGTCTGAACAGGTTTCATGTTGCGATTCCAAAGCCTCGTGATACAAAAGAGCGCCCTCCTTGTATTCCTCCGGCTGTTTTGGAAGCTAGAGCAAAGGCTAATGAggaaaagggaaagaggaaaCTTGAGAAGGATCTTGAAGAGGAGAATGGTGGAGCTGGTGTTTATTCTGCTAACTTAAGGAAGCATTATATATTGGCTGATGAAGAGTGGAAGGAGGACATTATGCCAGAGATTCTTGATGGGCACAATGTGTATGATTTTGTTGATCCCGACATCTTGCTGAGGTTGGAAGAGTTGGAACGAGAAGAGGGTCTTCATCTTGAAGCAAACGCGGATGAAGAAGATTTTGAGATGGATGGAAAAGAATTGACTGAGGAAGAGCAACAGCTTCTTGCTGAGATCAGACGGAAGAAGAACTTGCTCATCCAAGAGCATAGGATGAAGAAGAGCACCGCTGAGAGCCGTCCTATTGTGCCGAGGAAGTTTGATAAAGACAAGAAATACACATCTGAGAGGATGGGAAGGGAGCTCTCTGCTCTGGGAATAGACCCCAGTAAAGCAATCGATCGTGCACGGAGTAGGTCTGTCACTAGGAGAGGTCGTAAGCGTGAGAGATCACTGGGAAGAGAAGGTGAAGAAGGAGAAGCTATGGATATTGATGATGAACTGTCTAACAAGAAGCTGCGTACCAGCTCAAGATCGAGGTCTAGGTCAAAATCACGCCCACCTGGTGAAGTCACTCCTGGAGAAGGGTTCAAAGACTCAGCTCAAAAACTCAAGGCAATTAAGATAGCAAAGAAGTCCGTGAAGGTGAGGAACAAGGCTGCTCGCAAGGGAGAAGCCGATAGAGTAATTCCAAACCTGAAGCCAAAGCATTTGTTCTCTGGGAAGCGCTCGATTGGAAAGACTACCCGGCGTTAA
- the LOC135598878 gene encoding bZIP transcription factor 11-like, translating to MASPDGTSSGSSHPLNSGSGEDLQAIMHQKKQKRMISNRESARRSRMRKQQHVDELMAQANQLRKENRQLLTNLSLTKQHYAAVEYENSVLWARVMELSSRLQSLDEILDYLNVSNMSVADTSPSGAWNCSYMNQPIMASADSMFYY from the coding sequence ATGGCCTCTCCCGATGGGACATCTTCTGGATCCAGTCATCCGCTAAATTCTGGTTCAGGAGAGGATCTACAGGCcataatgcaccagaagaagcagAAGAGGATGATATCGAACCGCGAATCCGCGAGGCGGTCGCGGATGCGCAAGCAGCAGCATGTGGATGAGCTGATGGCGCAGGCGAACCAGCTGAGGAAGGAGAATAGGCAGCTGCTGACGAACTTGAGCCTCACCAAGCAGCATTATGCTGCGGTGGAGTATGAGAACTCGGTGTTGTGGGCTCGGGTGATGGAGCTCAGCAGCAGGCTGCAGTCTCTTGATGAGATCCTTGACTACCTCAACGTGAGCAACATGAGTGTCGCTGACACCTCCCCCAGTGGTGCATGGAACTGCAGCTACATGAACCAGCCCATCATGGCCTCAGCTGACAGCATGTTCTACTACTGA
- the LOC135598879 gene encoding bifunctional nuclease 2-like has translation MGILKGSVVCHTDAVCANYVGSSAPLINIHFAKARNLQSAFWGSSCRLRTITRTYGRFLQPCKKKLRSIQSSFSSSSDGNGSIAGNFSENDEEYINSSVIEAVEVRSRSDGLMIKMRDGRHLRCVHNDPQAGNLLYYAPRPVIVLKMEDGSDILLPILVLEMPCTMLMAAINNVQLVRPTVYEVVKEMIEKMGYAVQLVRVTKRVNEAYFSQLYLTKIGNGKDTISFDLRPSDAINIAARCKVPIQVNRHLVYSNGMRIVEPTKSAASTVQSDIVLFTELDRPDDQPCYEAEEFDMLRNMMIASVEERYRDAARWRDKLFMFRAKRKNWI, from the exons ATGGGAATTCTGAAGGGATCAGTTGTTTGCCACACTGATGCTGTCTGTGCAAACTATGTTGGAAGTTCTGCTCCACTTATTAACATTCATTTTGCAAAGGCTAGAAATTTGCAAAGTGCGTTTTGGGGGTCCTCTTGTAGACTCAGAACCATAACTAGAACATATGGTCGTTTCCTCCAACCATGCAAAAAGAAATTGAGGTCAATTCAAAGTAGTTTCAGCTCCTCTTCGGACGGAAATGGCAGCATAGCTGGAAACTTCAGCGAGAACGATGAGGAATATATTAACTCCAGTGTAATTGAAGCTG TGGAGGTGAGAAGCAGATCAGATGGTCTCATGATAAAGATGCGTGATGGCCGACATTTAAGATGTGTGCATAATGACCCTCAAGCTGGAAACTTACTGTACTATGCTCCTCGCCCTGTTATCGTATTAAAAATGGAAGATGGAAGTGATATTTTGCTTCCTATCCTTGTCT TGGAGATGCCATGTACTATGCTAATGGCTGCTATCAACAATGTTCAGCTT GTTAGACCAACTGTTTATGAAGtagtcaaagagatgattgagaagATGGGATATGCT GTACAACTTGTTAGAGTCACTAAGCGAGTGAATGAAGcttacttctctcaactatacctgACAAAG ATTGGAAATGGAAAAGATACTATTAGCTTTGATCTCCGGCCTTCAGATGCCATTAATATAGCTGCTCGATGCaaa GTGCCCATACAAGTGAACAGACATCTTGTATACAGCAACGGAATGAGAATAGTTGAGCCGACCAAGTCAGCAGCATCAACTGTTCAATCAGACATTGTTCTATTCACAGAACTTGATAG GCCTGACGATCAGCCGTGCTACGAAGCTGAAGaatttgatatgctccgtaatatGATGATTGCTTCGGTTGAGGAAAGATACAGAGACGCTG CCCGGTGGAGGGACAAGCTATTCATGTTCCGAGCAAAGAGGAAGAACTGGATTTGA
- the LOC135598880 gene encoding phosphatidylinositol/phosphatidylcholine transfer protein SFH6-like, with translation MTELMDRPSRPRFEGVPSHDDKKVHKSDLEHLEHEKWKRIGSLKKMASSASIKLRQSFRRKSRKKFDTVSNIEELQAIDAFRQSLILEELLPANYDDPHMMLRFLKARKFDIEKAKQMWTEMLQWRKEFGTDTITKEFDYTELDEVLKYYPHGYHGVDRDGRPVYIERLGKVNPNKLMQVTTIDRYVRYHVKEFERCFMAKFPACSIAAKKHIDSSTTILDVEGVGLKNFTKAARELIMRLQKIDNDNYPETLFRMFIINAGSGFRLLWNTVKTFLDPKTTSKIHVLGTKYQRQLLEFIDSSELPEFLGGSCTCTEFGGCLGSDRGPWKDPKILKMVLDGEAQCARQIVTLPNYEGKIVASDELHYPVVKESDAYIAKSNLVADGSSSKAKNNHVPVPQMTSGKETRMQYSTSVGSPNHEESAPVVKDVDSGWKGQISGPICSPLKGALSLFDTSDAPKMRQGQTVTWLTAFVMAFCTLLLPVTRYGFRRNKEFNACNAEFLVDTMPKEFHPLSPLKFREADDLSSVLKRLHELEEKVVILQAKPSEIEYQRQELLNAAINRVDALEAELIATKKALHEALTQQEELLAYLDQQKEAKFRKKKFCF, from the exons ATGACTGAACTGATGGACCGACCTTCCAGACCCC GCTTCGAAGGGGTTCCTAGTCATGATGATAAAAAAGTGCATAAATCAGATCTTGAGCACTTAGAACATGAAAAGTGGAAGAGAATCGGATCTTTGAAGAAAATGGCATCAAGTGCATCAATAAAATTGAGACAATCTTtcaggaggaaaagtagaaagaagtTTGACACTGTTAGTAACATTGAGGAGCTACAAGCTATTGATGCTTTTCGCCAGTCATTAATTTTGGAGGAACTGCTACCAGCAAATTATGATGATCCTCATATGATGTTGAG ATTCCTAAAAGCACGAAAATTTGATATTGAGAAAGCAAAACAAATGTGGACTGAAATGCTTCAATGGAGGAAGGAATTTGGCACTGATACAATCACTAAG GAATTTGATTACACAGAGTTAGATGAAGTTCTTAAGTATTATCCGCATGGTTATCATGGTGTAGATAGGGATGGAAGACCAGTGTACATTGAAAGGCTTGGAAAAGTCAACCCAAACAAGCTAATGCAAGTAACTACCATAGATCGATATGTAAGATATCATGTGAAGGAATTTGAAAGGTGCTTCATGGCTAAGTTTCCGGCTTGCTCAATTGCTGCAAAAAAACATATTGATTCAAGCACAACAATCTTAGATGTTGAAGGAGTG GGTCTAAAAAACTTCACCAAGGCTGCACGGGAACTGATTATGAGGTTGCAAAAGATTGATAATGACAACTACCCAGAG ACATTGTTCAGGATGTTCATCATTAATGCTGGTTCAGGTTTTAGGCTTCTGTGGAATACTGTGAAAACTTTTCTTGATCCAAAAACTACTTCCAAGATCCAT GTACTTGGAACCAAGTACCAAAGACAGCTTCTGGAATTTATCGACTCCAG TGAGTTGCCAGAATTTCTTGGTGGTAGCTGTACCTGTACTGAGTTTGGTGGATGCCTTGGATCTGATCGTGGTCCATGGAAAGACCCTAAAATATTGaag ATGGTTCTTGATGGTGAAGCACAATGTGCTAGGCAAATTGTTACACTTCCAAACTATGAGGGGAAGATTGTTGCATCTGATGAGCTGCATTACCCAGTT GTCAAAGAAAGTGATGCATATATTGCCAAATCTAACTTAGTAGCTGATggctcttcttctaaagccaaaAACAACCATGTTCCTGTTCCTCAGATGACATCTGGGAAAGAG ACCAGAATGCAGTACAGTACTTCTGTTGGTTCTCCAAACCATGAAGAATCTGCACCAGTTGTTAAGGATGTAGATTCAGGTTGGAAGGGTCAAATTTCTGGTCCAATCTGCTCTCCCTTAAAAG GTGCTTTGTCATTGTTTGACACAAGTGATGCTCCAAAAATGAGACAAGGTCAAACTGTCACATGGCTTACTGCCTTCGTCATGGCTTTTTGTACATTACTTTTACCTGTCACCAGATATGGGTTCAGAAGAAATAAGGAGTTCAATGCTTGCAATGCTGAATTCCTAGTAGATACTATGCCTAAAGAATTTCATCCTCTATCGCCCCTTAAATTCAGAGAGGCAGATGACCTTTCTTCTGTGTTGAAAAGGTTACATGAGCTGGAAGAAAAAGTTGTGATACTTCAAGCAAAACCTTCTGAAATTGAGTATCAGAGACAAGAGTTGCTAAATGCTGCAATCAACCGTGTTGATGCATTAGAAGCAGAGCTTATTGCCACCAAAAAG